A window of Mucilaginibacter robiniae genomic DNA:
TCACCATTAACTCGATAGTTGTTTTGGGTATGCCAAATCGGGTATCGGTTGGGAAAGGCAGCAACTGGCCTGCAGCTTTATAGCCATGCCTTTCGTACCAGGCAATTAATTCTTTCCGGGTAGTAATAACTGATATTTTAATAGTGGTGCAACCATGCTGGCGTGCATAATCTTCAGTTGCGGTTAGTAGCTGCTTACCCACGCCTTGTGCCTGCAATGTAGGTTTTACCGTTAGCATGCCCAAGTAGAGCTTGTCATCTTTCACTTTCTCCAGGTAAGCGCTACCAATAATTTCTCCGGTATCACTTACACATTTTAGCATGGTAATGTGCGATTGCGCGAAGTAACTTTTCAACTCTTCTTCATCAATACGGATACCGTCCAACAAATGGCTTTCACTGGTCCACCCTTGTTTGGAAGTTTCACCACGGTAAGCACTGTTTACTAAAGCGGCAATTTCGGGCACATCGGCAATTTGTGCGGGTATAATAGGCATAGTGTGTTTTTATTGGGCTGCAAACCTAAAAAATAGTTTTAAATCAGGATAACTTGTGCATCGTTGAATTTACAAGTTAGCACCCGAACTAAGCAATAATAACCGTGC
This region includes:
- a CDS encoding GNAT family N-acetyltransferase, with the protein product MPIIPAQIADVPEIAALVNSAYRGETSKQGWTSESHLLDGIRIDEEELKSYFAQSHITMLKCVSDTGEIIGSAYLEKVKDDKLYLGMLTVKPTLQAQGVGKQLLTATEDYARQHGCTTIKISVITTRKELIAWYERHGYKAAGQLLPFPTDTRFGIPKTTIELMVMEKPVG